One window of the Natronomonas marina genome contains the following:
- a CDS encoding carboxypeptidase M32, whose product MATEQSSVPEAYDDLLEQYGRSTYLGDANMVLSWDQEVMMPEGGTPARAKQRGAISGMQHELLVDDDVGAWLEDLDGADLPAEQAAVVREIRRQYDRKAKVPTDLVEEISEATSDAHPVWQEAKENDDWETFAPTVERLLDLKREYAEHIDPDADPYAVLFADYEPYIDLETAERVLERLRDRLVPLIDDIRETDADLYTVEGTFPEADQMALARETLETLGYDFEHGRLDTAPHPFSSGTQFDARVTTRFDESEPLDSLGSTIHEFGHATYTQGLSTDDYGTPLGEHRGLTVHESQSRLWENHVGRTEAFWEGFVPRFNEQYGTDLTSRQAYEAANQVYEDNLIRVEADELTYHLHIILRFEIERDLIAGDLDVAEVPAVWNDRMEEYLGVRPDADGEGCLQDIHWSHGSFGYFPTYSLGSVLAAQLYAAAESDIDDLAGKVRGGEFGPLHEWLTDNVHAHGQRYTTDDLIERATGEPFTADHFLEYADSKFGALYGLDR is encoded by the coding sequence ATGGCAACGGAGCAATCCTCGGTCCCCGAGGCCTACGACGACCTGCTGGAGCAGTACGGCCGGTCGACGTACCTCGGCGACGCCAACATGGTCCTCTCGTGGGACCAGGAAGTGATGATGCCGGAGGGGGGCACCCCGGCCCGGGCGAAGCAGCGCGGCGCCATCTCCGGGATGCAGCACGAGTTGCTCGTCGACGACGATGTCGGCGCCTGGCTGGAGGACCTCGACGGCGCCGACCTGCCGGCCGAGCAGGCGGCCGTCGTCCGCGAGATTCGCCGCCAGTACGACCGGAAGGCGAAGGTCCCGACCGACCTCGTCGAGGAGATAAGCGAGGCAACGAGCGACGCCCACCCGGTCTGGCAGGAGGCCAAGGAGAACGACGACTGGGAGACGTTCGCGCCCACCGTCGAGCGCCTGCTGGACCTCAAGCGGGAGTACGCCGAGCACATCGACCCCGACGCCGACCCCTACGCGGTCCTCTTCGCGGACTACGAGCCGTACATCGACCTCGAGACGGCCGAGCGCGTTCTCGAGCGACTCCGCGACAGGCTGGTCCCGCTCATCGACGACATCCGCGAGACCGACGCCGACCTCTACACGGTCGAGGGCACGTTCCCCGAGGCCGACCAGATGGCGCTGGCCCGCGAGACGCTCGAGACGCTCGGCTACGACTTCGAGCACGGCCGCCTCGACACCGCGCCGCACCCCTTCTCCAGCGGCACGCAGTTCGACGCCCGCGTCACCACGCGGTTCGACGAGTCCGAGCCGCTGGACTCGCTGGGGTCGACCATCCACGAGTTCGGTCACGCCACCTACACCCAGGGGCTCTCGACGGACGACTACGGGACGCCGCTGGGCGAGCACCGCGGGCTGACCGTCCACGAATCCCAATCGAGGCTCTGGGAGAACCACGTCGGTCGTACCGAGGCGTTCTGGGAGGGGTTCGTCCCCCGGTTCAACGAGCAGTACGGGACCGACCTCACCTCGCGGCAGGCCTACGAGGCCGCGAACCAGGTCTACGAGGACAACCTCATCCGGGTCGAGGCCGACGAACTCACCTACCACCTCCACATCATCCTCCGGTTCGAGATCGAGCGCGACCTGATCGCCGGCGACCTCGACGTCGCGGAGGTGCCGGCGGTCTGGAACGACAGGATGGAGGAGTACCTCGGCGTCCGGCCCGACGCCGACGGCGAGGGCTGTCTGCAGGACATCCACTGGAGCCACGGCTCGTTCGGCTACTTCCCCACCTACTCGCTCGGCAGCGTCCTCGCCGCACAGCTGTACGCCGCCGCGGAATCCGACATCGACGACCTTGCCGGGAAGGTCCGGGGCGGCGAGTTCGGCCCGTTGCACGAGTGGCTCACCGACAACGTCCACGCCCACGGTCAGCGCTACACCACCGACGACCTGATAGAGCGGGCGACGGGCGAGCCGTTCACCGCCGACCACTTCCTCGAGTACGCCGACTCGAAGTTCGGCGCCCTCTACGGCCTGGACCGCTGA
- a CDS encoding flippase activity-associated protein Agl23, giving the protein MNRGDRTVRAVVAITVLALVARFVLLGSRVAHFDEARVAWWGLDYLETGATSYRYIIHGPLMQHLHAALFAVFGASDFVMRAPVALVGGLLPLVALWFRQHLDDVEVVALAVFLAVDPILLYYSRFARSTVFVAAFCFVAFAALVRWYDGDGHGYLLVAASFLALGFGAKENAVVYVLCWFGATGLLLAGSRVGLAPPVGARTTLGEWVEARRERYRRDPAKRRLYAAGAYLLGAAAVAVAVVVFLYAPRGGDAGLWTGNLGATFDTMWTDIRTGMEYWFGQGEEKDLAAYRSNLERFVSTSVEYAGALVVLSVAGFLAELTRREEARKLVLGCSYWGFASVVGYPLGTDIWGAWIIVNALVPLSVPAAVGLGTLIEVGREALADADRISAGIVGVLLVLVVGQVAVVGASAAFVQPTSPDNDLVQFAQPQQEMRQPVDEIAAVAATHESGPDVLVYGSDDFVGDGGFRSPECIRWTRTLPLAWYLEGPGASVTCAGSADAVPEELPPVVVAEADCTLDRTVECRREAGRLAVDDDLRERIPDDYERYGFLHRTTGGSSFDGMVVFVDRDARAAQSVPASAFRSHRGPARRYSAMPATPDSAA; this is encoded by the coding sequence ATGAACCGCGGCGACCGAACCGTCCGGGCCGTCGTCGCTATCACCGTCCTCGCGCTCGTGGCCCGGTTCGTCCTGCTGGGGTCGCGGGTCGCCCACTTCGATGAGGCCCGCGTCGCCTGGTGGGGGCTGGACTACCTCGAAACCGGCGCGACCAGTTACCGGTACATCATCCACGGTCCGCTGATGCAGCACCTCCACGCGGCGCTGTTCGCGGTCTTCGGCGCCTCGGACTTCGTGATGCGGGCGCCGGTCGCCCTCGTGGGCGGCCTGCTGCCGCTCGTGGCGCTGTGGTTCCGCCAGCACCTCGACGATGTCGAGGTCGTCGCGCTCGCCGTCTTCCTTGCGGTCGACCCCATCCTCCTGTACTACTCGCGGTTCGCGCGGTCGACGGTGTTCGTCGCCGCCTTCTGCTTCGTCGCCTTCGCCGCGCTGGTCCGGTGGTACGACGGCGACGGACACGGCTATCTCCTCGTCGCAGCGTCGTTCCTGGCGCTCGGCTTCGGCGCCAAGGAGAACGCCGTCGTCTACGTCCTCTGTTGGTTCGGTGCGACGGGGCTGCTGCTGGCCGGGAGCCGAGTCGGTCTCGCGCCGCCCGTCGGCGCCCGGACCACGCTGGGCGAGTGGGTCGAGGCGCGCCGGGAGCGATACCGCCGCGACCCCGCGAAACGCCGGCTGTACGCGGCGGGCGCCTATCTGCTCGGCGCCGCGGCCGTCGCCGTCGCCGTCGTCGTCTTCCTGTACGCGCCCCGTGGCGGCGACGCGGGACTCTGGACCGGCAACCTCGGCGCCACCTTCGACACGATGTGGACGGACATCCGGACGGGGATGGAGTACTGGTTCGGCCAGGGCGAGGAGAAGGACCTCGCCGCCTACCGGAGCAACCTCGAGCGGTTCGTGTCGACGAGCGTCGAGTACGCCGGCGCACTCGTCGTCCTCTCGGTCGCCGGCTTTCTCGCGGAACTGACTCGCCGCGAGGAGGCCCGAAAGCTCGTCCTCGGCTGTAGCTACTGGGGGTTCGCCAGCGTCGTCGGCTACCCGCTCGGGACCGACATCTGGGGCGCCTGGATAATCGTCAACGCCCTGGTGCCGCTCTCGGTGCCGGCGGCGGTCGGCCTCGGGACGCTAATCGAGGTGGGCCGGGAGGCACTGGCCGACGCCGACCGCATCAGCGCCGGCATCGTCGGCGTCCTCCTCGTCCTCGTCGTCGGGCAGGTGGCCGTCGTCGGCGCCTCGGCCGCGTTCGTCCAGCCGACCAGCCCGGACAACGACCTGGTGCAGTTCGCCCAGCCACAGCAGGAGATGCGCCAGCCGGTCGACGAGATAGCCGCCGTCGCTGCCACCCACGAGTCCGGTCCCGACGTCCTCGTCTACGGCAGCGACGACTTCGTCGGCGACGGCGGGTTCCGGAGCCCCGAATGCATCCGCTGGACCCGGACGCTCCCGCTGGCGTGGTACCTCGAAGGCCCGGGCGCGTCGGTGACCTGTGCGGGCAGCGCCGACGCGGTTCCGGAGGAGCTACCGCCCGTGGTGGTCGCGGAGGCCGACTGTACGCTCGACAGGACCGTCGAGTGCCGGCGGGAAGCGGGACGGCTGGCGGTCGACGACGACCTCCGCGAGCGAATCCCGGACGACTACGAGCGGTACGGCTTCCTCCACCGGACCACTGGCGGGTCGTCCTTCGACGGGATGGTCGTCTTCGTCGACCGGGACGCCCGGGCCGCTCAGTCCGTCCCGGCGAGTGCCTTCCGCTCCCACCGCGGCCCGGCCCGTCGGTACAGCGCGATGCCGGCGACCCCCGACAGCGCGGCGTAG
- a CDS encoding PINc/VapC family ATPase, producing the protein MNILPDTSAVVDGRVSERVEQEGFDGTVYVAEAVVGELEAQANDGRESGWEGLEELQRLADYADSGDITVEYVGRRPDAVEKRDAGEGEIDAIIRELAAEYGATLLTSDIVQSEVAEAKGLAVEYVEPRTDDGDDDDELAIEQYFDEETMSVHLKTGVAPMAKRGTVGEMSYEHIGEDVLTEEQMRSFATDVVDTARSASEGFVELSHPGMTIVQIRDLRIAVAEPPFSDAIEVTAVRPIVKTELDDYEFADELRDRLAGRQRGVLISGSPGAGKSTFAQAVAEFLNDAGFAVKTMEKPRDLQVGPEITQYTELGGSMENTADSLLMVRPDYTIYDEVRKTSDFETFADMRMAGVGMIGVVHATRAIDALQRLVGRVELGMIPQVVDTVVYIEAGEVDTVYDVSTEVKVPHGLVEEDLARPVIVIEDFETGKPAYEIYTFNRQVVTVPLEGADGEAESSGVERVAKQEIEREIRSAARGHVEVELKGGNEAVAYVEDDDISYVIGKGGGRISKIEDRLGIDIDVRTFSERPGGKSATSGAGGGGGTAGEVVTPEVTNRHVVIPLGAHEGETVEVRADGEYLFTATVSRGGEIQVSRGSAIAEELEAAIDHGRQVTVVPQ; encoded by the coding sequence ATGAATATTCTGCCGGACACGAGCGCGGTCGTCGACGGCCGCGTGTCGGAACGCGTCGAGCAGGAGGGCTTCGACGGGACCGTCTACGTCGCGGAGGCCGTCGTCGGCGAACTGGAGGCCCAGGCCAACGACGGCCGCGAGAGCGGCTGGGAGGGCCTCGAGGAACTGCAACGGCTCGCCGACTACGCCGATTCGGGCGACATCACCGTCGAGTACGTCGGCCGCCGGCCCGACGCCGTCGAGAAGCGGGACGCCGGCGAGGGCGAAATCGACGCCATCATCCGTGAGTTGGCCGCCGAGTACGGCGCGACGCTTCTGACCAGCGACATCGTCCAGAGCGAGGTCGCCGAGGCCAAGGGACTCGCCGTCGAGTACGTCGAACCCCGGACGGACGACGGCGACGATGACGACGAACTCGCAATCGAGCAGTACTTCGACGAGGAGACGATGTCGGTCCACCTCAAGACCGGCGTCGCGCCGATGGCCAAGCGCGGCACCGTCGGCGAGATGAGTTACGAGCACATCGGCGAGGACGTCCTGACCGAGGAGCAGATGCGGTCGTTCGCCACCGACGTCGTCGACACCGCTCGCTCCGCCTCGGAGGGGTTCGTCGAGCTCTCCCACCCCGGCATGACAATCGTCCAGATCCGTGACCTCCGCATCGCCGTCGCGGAGCCGCCCTTCTCGGACGCCATCGAGGTGACCGCCGTCCGTCCCATCGTCAAGACCGAACTGGACGACTACGAGTTCGCCGACGAACTCCGGGACCGACTGGCCGGACGACAGCGGGGCGTCCTCATCTCGGGGTCGCCCGGCGCCGGGAAGTCGACGTTCGCACAGGCGGTCGCGGAGTTCCTCAACGACGCCGGATTCGCGGTCAAGACGATGGAGAAACCCCGTGACCTCCAGGTCGGTCCCGAAATCACGCAGTACACCGAACTGGGCGGTTCGATGGAGAACACCGCCGACTCGCTTTTGATGGTCCGGCCCGACTACACCATCTACGACGAGGTCCGCAAGACCTCGGACTTCGAGACGTTCGCGGACATGCGGATGGCCGGCGTCGGCATGATCGGTGTCGTCCACGCGACCCGTGCCATCGACGCTCTCCAGCGACTCGTCGGCCGCGTCGAACTCGGGATGATCCCGCAGGTCGTCGACACCGTCGTCTACATCGAGGCCGGGGAGGTCGACACCGTCTACGACGTCTCCACGGAGGTGAAGGTGCCCCACGGCCTCGTCGAGGAGGATCTGGCCCGGCCCGTCATCGTCATCGAGGACTTCGAGACCGGCAAGCCGGCCTACGAGATTTACACCTTCAACCGTCAGGTCGTCACCGTCCCGCTGGAGGGCGCCGACGGCGAGGCCGAGTCCAGCGGCGTCGAGCGCGTCGCCAAGCAGGAGATCGAGCGCGAAATCCGGTCGGCCGCCCGCGGCCACGTCGAGGTCGAACTGAAGGGCGGCAACGAGGCCGTCGCCTACGTCGAGGACGACGACATCTCCTACGTCATCGGGAAGGGCGGCGGCCGCATCAGCAAGATCGAGGACCGCCTCGGAATCGACATCGACGTCCGAACCTTCTCGGAACGCCCCGGCGGCAAGAGCGCCACGAGCGGCGCGGGCGGCGGTGGCGGCACTGCTGGCGAGGTCGTGACCCCGGAGGTGACCAATCGCCACGTCGTCATCCCGCTGGGCGCCCACGAGGGCGAGACCGTCGAGGTGCGGGCCGACGGCGAGTACCTCTTCACCGCCACCGTCTCCCGGGGCGGCGAAATCCAGGTCTCGCGCGGGTCCGCCATCGCCGAGGAACTGGAGGCGGCCATCGACCACGGCCGACAGGTGACCGTCGTTCCGCAGTAA
- a CDS encoding ribosome biogenesis/translation initiation ATPase RLI, whose amino-acid sequence MADDSIAVVDLDRCQPDRCNYECANFCPPNRTGEECIVTREERHGEDGLYAGAPDQVSISEELCLGETCGICVEKCPFDALEIINLPQELDEEPTHRYGENSFALYGLPAPQEGRVTGILGPNGIGKTTAVHALAGEITPNLGRFDEEPDWETVLEAYRGTELQGFLRDLQDGEVTVARKPQYVDRIPDSFDGKTEELLAGVDERGVADELVERLGIGPVVDQPIDTLSGGELQRVALAATLVRDADFYFLDEITPYLDIGQRVTAARLVQELSAEGRSMLVVEHDLAVLDLLADALHVAYGEPGVFGVVTPPKSTKSGINEYLEGYLENENMRIRPEAIEFEEHAPRTVSHGDTLVEYPDLTKSYGEGEFTLEVEGGEIRENEVLGIVGPNGIGKSTFAKLLAGRLDPDEGSFDAALDISYKPQYVEIDQHMRVDAFLRSITDEFGTSYWNTEIAQPLQLERIMEQNLTDLSGGERQRVAIAACLSKEADLYLLDEPSAHLDVEQRVLATRAIRRYTEKHDATAMVIDHDIYMIDLLSDRLQVFDGEPAAHGRAGRPVPMREGMNAFLSNLDVTFRRDERTGRPRINKPGSQKDREQKAEGEYYYAPTDE is encoded by the coding sequence ATGGCCGACGACAGCATCGCCGTCGTCGACCTGGACCGCTGTCAGCCCGACCGGTGCAACTACGAGTGTGCGAACTTCTGCCCGCCGAACCGGACGGGCGAGGAGTGTATCGTCACCCGCGAGGAGCGCCACGGCGAGGACGGCCTCTACGCCGGCGCCCCCGACCAGGTCTCCATCTCCGAGGAACTCTGCCTCGGCGAGACCTGCGGCATCTGCGTCGAGAAGTGCCCCTTCGACGCCCTCGAGATAATCAACCTGCCGCAGGAACTCGACGAGGAGCCGACCCACCGCTACGGCGAGAACAGTTTCGCGCTGTACGGCCTGCCGGCGCCTCAGGAGGGACGGGTCACCGGCATCCTCGGGCCGAACGGCATCGGGAAGACGACCGCCGTCCACGCGTTGGCCGGCGAGATCACGCCGAACCTCGGCCGCTTCGACGAGGAACCGGACTGGGAGACGGTACTCGAGGCCTACCGCGGCACCGAACTGCAGGGCTTCCTCCGGGACCTCCAGGATGGCGAGGTGACCGTCGCCCGCAAGCCGCAGTACGTCGACCGCATCCCTGACAGCTTCGACGGGAAGACCGAGGAACTGCTGGCCGGCGTCGACGAGCGCGGCGTCGCGGACGAACTGGTCGAGCGGCTCGGCATCGGCCCCGTGGTCGACCAGCCCATCGACACGCTGTCGGGCGGCGAACTCCAGCGGGTGGCGCTGGCGGCGACGCTGGTCCGGGACGCCGACTTCTACTTCCTCGACGAGATCACGCCGTACCTCGACATCGGCCAGCGGGTCACGGCTGCCCGACTCGTTCAGGAACTCTCGGCCGAGGGCCGCTCGATGCTCGTCGTCGAGCACGACCTGGCGGTGCTGGACCTGCTGGCGGACGCCCTGCACGTCGCCTACGGCGAACCCGGCGTTTTCGGCGTCGTCACACCGCCGAAGTCCACGAAATCGGGCATCAACGAGTACCTCGAGGGCTACCTGGAGAACGAGAACATGCGCATCCGGCCGGAGGCAATCGAGTTCGAGGAGCACGCCCCCCGGACGGTGTCCCACGGCGACACGCTCGTCGAGTACCCGGACCTGACGAAGTCCTACGGCGAGGGCGAGTTCACGCTGGAGGTCGAGGGCGGCGAGATACGCGAAAACGAGGTGCTCGGCATCGTCGGACCGAACGGCATCGGGAAGTCGACGTTTGCGAAACTGCTGGCGGGGCGGCTCGACCCCGACGAGGGAAGCTTCGACGCCGCGCTGGACATCTCCTACAAGCCCCAGTACGTCGAGATCGACCAGCACATGCGCGTCGACGCCTTCCTCCGCTCCATCACCGACGAGTTCGGGACCTCCTACTGGAACACCGAGATCGCCCAGCCGCTCCAGCTGGAGCGGATCATGGAGCAGAACCTCACCGACCTCTCCGGCGGCGAGCGCCAGCGGGTCGCAATCGCGGCCTGTCTCTCGAAGGAGGCCGACCTCTATTTGCTGGACGAACCCTCCGCACACCTCGACGTCGAACAGCGGGTGCTGGCGACGCGGGCCATCCGGCGCTACACGGAGAAACACGACGCGACCGCGATGGTCATCGACCACGACATCTACATGATCGACCTGCTGTCGGACCGGCTGCAGGTCTTCGACGGCGAACCCGCCGCGCACGGCCGCGCCGGTCGACCCGTCCCGATGCGGGAGGGGATGAACGCCTTCCTCTCGAACCTCGACGTCACGTTCCGCCGCGACGAGCGGACCGGCCGTCCCCGCATCAACAAACCCGGCTCCCAGAAGGACCGCGAGCAGAAGGCCGAAGGCGAGTACTACTACGCGCCGACCGACGAGTAG
- a CDS encoding MarR family transcriptional regulator codes for MADSDGEDLSDLPPSAKLVYKVLEYNGPMTQKDIVEESMLSARTVRYALERLEEIDIVTEDVYFADARQNLYEIEAPVEAAADGGTDAAASDD; via the coding sequence ATGGCCGATTCTGACGGGGAAGACCTCTCGGACCTCCCACCAAGCGCGAAACTCGTCTACAAGGTGCTCGAGTACAACGGGCCGATGACCCAGAAGGACATCGTCGAGGAGTCGATGCTGTCGGCCCGAACGGTTCGGTACGCGCTCGAACGCCTCGAAGAGATCGACATCGTCACCGAGGACGTGTACTTCGCAGACGCACGGCAGAACCTCTACGAAATCGAGGCGCCGGTCGAGGCCGCCGCCGACGGCGGCACCGACGCGGCCGCCTCCGACGACTAA
- a CDS encoding oxidoreductase yields MADWTADELPDCTGRTVVVTGANSGIGLEATRELAGAGAHVVMACRSLDDAERAREGIRDDYPGASLTVRELDLADLSSVRAFAAWTDEELARLDVLCNNAGVMAIPRSETADGFETQFGVNHLGHFALTGLLFEQLREAPDPRVVTQSSGMHARGEMDFEDLHGVEDYDKWDAYARSKLANLLFAYELDRRYGDELTSVGCHPGYAATNLQYRGPEAEGSRVRKLAMKAANALLAQSAEAGAWPLLYAATADDVEGGDYVGPGGLLNMRGAPEKQHSASQSYDEATAERLWRVSEDATGVEFP; encoded by the coding sequence ATGGCCGACTGGACTGCCGACGAATTGCCGGACTGTACCGGTCGAACCGTCGTCGTCACCGGCGCCAACAGCGGCATCGGACTGGAGGCGACCCGGGAACTCGCCGGCGCGGGTGCCCACGTCGTGATGGCGTGCCGGAGCCTCGACGACGCCGAACGCGCCCGCGAGGGGATACGCGACGACTACCCGGGCGCGTCGCTCACCGTCCGGGAACTTGACCTGGCGGATCTGTCGTCGGTGCGGGCGTTCGCCGCCTGGACCGACGAGGAACTCGCCCGACTCGACGTTCTCTGTAACAACGCCGGCGTGATGGCGATTCCCCGCAGCGAGACGGCCGACGGCTTCGAGACGCAGTTCGGCGTCAACCACCTCGGACACTTCGCGCTGACGGGCCTGCTGTTCGAGCAGTTGCGGGAGGCGCCCGACCCCCGCGTCGTCACCCAGAGCAGCGGCATGCACGCCCGCGGCGAGATGGACTTCGAGGACCTCCACGGCGTCGAGGACTACGACAAGTGGGACGCCTACGCCCGGAGCAAACTGGCGAACCTCCTCTTCGCGTACGAACTCGACCGGCGGTACGGCGACGAACTGACGAGCGTGGGCTGTCACCCGGGCTACGCGGCGACGAACCTCCAGTACCGCGGTCCGGAGGCCGAGGGGTCCAGGGTCCGCAAACTGGCGATGAAGGCCGCGAACGCTCTCCTGGCCCAGTCGGCCGAGGCCGGCGCGTGGCCGCTGCTGTACGCGGCGACGGCCGACGACGTCGAGGGCGGCGACTACGTCGGTCCCGGCGGCCTCCTGAACATGCGCGGCGCCCCCGAGAAACAGCACTCGGCGAGCCAGTCGTACGACGAGGCGACCGCCGAGCGACTCTGGCGGGTCTCCGAGGACGCGACCGGCGTCGAGTTCCCCTAG
- a CDS encoding M20 family metallopeptidase, which yields MSVRELTRQLVATPSHDDETTAGDRIESWLAEHTDAALARDGAGNVVARRNTGADTSLALVGHHDVVEPDDSQREDGEYVLQERDGRLYGRGAADMKGSLAAAMVAFADADPACELVFASFVGEESGGVGCRAAIEDGFAPDYAVVGEGSTGYSAEGVTDVAVAHKGRRGATVVAAGTAAHASEPEAGENAIYRATEAVSLVRSAAVPGATVLGHDLEGSVVVTEIEGGSAWNVVPERCAFTVDERTVPGERADLGAVESVPGVSLEVDQDLPPMACDDGEFADAVLSAADAAQAGTPESVVKPHATDAGWLAGRAGTTTVVCGAAEPGEAHTADESVSFEVVERCAEIYRRVAETWG from the coding sequence ATGTCTGTCCGCGAGTTGACCCGCCAACTCGTCGCCACGCCCAGCCACGACGACGAGACCACGGCGGGCGACCGAATCGAGTCCTGGCTCGCCGAACACACCGACGCGGCCCTCGCCCGCGACGGGGCGGGCAACGTCGTCGCCCGGCGGAACACCGGCGCCGACACGTCGCTCGCGCTGGTCGGCCACCACGACGTCGTCGAACCGGACGACTCCCAGCGCGAGGACGGCGAGTACGTCCTCCAGGAACGGGACGGTCGGCTGTACGGCCGCGGCGCCGCCGACATGAAGGGCAGTCTCGCGGCCGCGATGGTCGCCTTCGCCGACGCGGACCCGGCCTGCGAACTCGTCTTCGCCTCCTTCGTCGGCGAGGAGTCCGGCGGCGTCGGCTGTCGGGCCGCAATCGAGGACGGCTTCGCGCCGGACTACGCCGTCGTCGGCGAGGGCTCGACCGGCTACTCCGCCGAGGGGGTGACCGACGTCGCCGTCGCCCACAAGGGCCGTCGCGGCGCCACCGTCGTCGCAGCGGGGACGGCAGCCCACGCCAGCGAACCCGAGGCCGGCGAGAACGCCATCTACCGGGCGACGGAGGCGGTTTCGCTCGTCCGGTCGGCGGCGGTGCCGGGGGCGACAGTGCTGGGCCACGACCTCGAGGGCAGCGTCGTCGTCACCGAGATCGAGGGCGGCAGCGCCTGGAACGTCGTCCCCGAGCGCTGTGCGTTCACGGTCGACGAGCGGACGGTGCCCGGCGAGCGGGCCGACCTCGGCGCCGTCGAGTCGGTGCCCGGCGTCTCCCTCGAGGTGGACCAGGACCTCCCGCCGATGGCCTGCGACGACGGCGAGTTCGCCGACGCGGTGCTTTCGGCGGCCGACGCCGCCCAGGCGGGGACGCCCGAGTCGGTGGTCAAACCGCACGCGACGGACGCCGGGTGGCTGGCGGGTCGCGCCGGAACGACCACCGTCGTCTGCGGGGCCGCCGAACCGGGCGAGGCACACACCGCCGACGAGTCCGTCTCCTTCGAGGTGGTCGAGCGGTGCGCGGAAATATACCGGCGCGTCGCGGAGACGTGGGGCTAA
- a CDS encoding ABC transporter ATP-binding protein, with product MPAIQTRELSKRYGDVVALDSLSLAVEDGECYGFLGPNGAGKSTTINILTGQLVPDSGEARVAGVDPVETPVEARRRVGILPESGRPPSFLTVREYFEFAATTRGLEESTMDERVDRWAERLEFAHKLDTLCTDLSQGERQKVLITQAFIHEPRVVFIDEPLTNLDPIMQERVKEFFETYRSAGNTLFLSTHFVETAAEVCTQVGIINRGRLLEELRPRGMDGDALLDRFFTSVDEDVTEATLTRSA from the coding sequence ATGCCGGCTATCCAGACGAGAGAGCTGTCGAAGCGGTACGGTGACGTGGTCGCGCTCGACTCGCTCTCTTTGGCCGTCGAGGACGGCGAGTGCTACGGCTTCCTCGGGCCGAACGGCGCGGGCAAGTCGACCACCATCAACATCCTGACCGGCCAGCTCGTCCCGGACTCGGGTGAGGCACGGGTCGCCGGCGTCGACCCCGTCGAGACGCCCGTCGAGGCCCGGCGACGCGTCGGCATCCTGCCGGAGAGCGGCCGGCCCCCCTCGTTTCTGACCGTCCGGGAGTACTTCGAGTTCGCCGCCACGACCCGCGGGCTCGAGGAGTCGACGATGGACGAGCGGGTCGACCGCTGGGCCGAGCGCCTCGAGTTCGCCCACAAGCTCGACACGCTGTGCACCGACCTCTCGCAGGGCGAACGGCAGAAGGTGCTCATCACGCAGGCGTTCATCCACGAGCCGCGGGTCGTCTTCATCGACGAGCCGCTGACGAACCTCGACCCCATCATGCAGGAGCGGGTCAAGGAGTTCTTCGAGACCTACCGGTCGGCCGGCAACACGCTGTTCCTGTCGACGCACTTCGTGGAGACGGCCGCCGAGGTCTGCACCCAGGTCGGCATCATCAACCGCGGGCGGCTGCTGGAGGAGCTGCGGCCCCGCGGGATGGACGGCGACGCCCTGCTCGACCGGTTCTTCACGTCGGTCGACGAGGACGTGACCGAGGCCACCCTCACGAGGTCGGCATGA